One window from the genome of Cryptomeria japonica chromosome 6, Sugi_1.0, whole genome shotgun sequence encodes:
- the LOC131036218 gene encoding 16.9 kDa class I heat shock protein 3, with protein sequence MALSQAFADDYNSELDVETEELLQSIIMPRLNSVFGEGHLFDPCLFGTLWDPSQPFPLWDFDDLEAIANTSLIDWTETDNSHILLAQLPGLTKNDIQVIVEDGSILEISGQWKKQNENSRGNGEERRAEWWEEGYVRRFKLPDNIDSDKIEAKIENGVLNVQIPKGKVSAKLPDQVKIIQLKD encoded by the exons ATGGCCTTATCCCAAGCCTTTGCAGATGACTACAACAGCGAATTGGACGTAGAGACAGAGGAGCTACTTCAATCAATCATCATGCCAAGGTTGAATTCAGTATTCGGAGAAGGTCACCTCTTTGATCCCTGCCTCTTCGGGACTCTCTGGGATCCATCACAGCCTTTTCCACTCTGGGATTTCGATGACTTAGAAGCCATTGCAAACACTTctctcatcgactggactgaaaCTGACAATAGCCACATTCTCCTTGCCCAACTCCCAG GTTTAACTAAAAATGATATTCAGGTGATTGTGGAGGATGGGAGCATTCTTGAGATTAGTGGGCAATGGAAGAAGCAGAATGAAAATAGCAGGGGCAATGGAGAAGAGCGTCGTGCAGAGTGGTGGGAGGAGGGATACGTGCGAAGATTCAAGCTTCCGGATAATATTGACAGTGACAAAATAGAGGCCAAGATAGAGAATGGTGTATTGAACGTCCAAATTCCAAAGGGAAAGGTCTCTGCTAAGCTGCCTGATCAAGTGAAGATCATACAACTTAAGGATTGA